The Methyloterricola oryzae genome contains a region encoding:
- the rpmH gene encoding 50S ribosomal protein L34 has product MKRTYQPSKIKRVRTHGFRARMKTRGGRAVINARRAKGRKKLAV; this is encoded by the coding sequence ATGAAGCGAACCTATCAGCCCAGCAAAATCAAACGAGTTCGTACCCACGGTTTCCGGGCCCGCATGAAGACCCGTGGCGGACGCGCGGTAATTAACGCCCGTCGTGCCAAGGGCCGGAAGAAGTTGGCCGTTTAA
- the yidD gene encoding membrane protein insertion efficiency factor YidD, with amino-acid sequence MQYVLVQFIKLYRVVLSPWVGYHCRFHPTCSSYAITAIERFGSLRGAYLTIKRLSKCHPWHEGGIDPVPEKLGGKHG; translated from the coding sequence ATGCAATACGTTCTGGTGCAATTCATCAAGTTGTACCGCGTCGTGCTAAGCCCTTGGGTGGGCTATCACTGCCGGTTTCATCCCACGTGCTCAAGCTACGCTATCACCGCCATCGAACGTTTCGGTTCCTTGCGTGGTGCCTATCTGACCATAAAAAGACTGTCTAAGTGTCACCCATGGCACGAAGGCGGCATCGATCCAGTCCCAGAAAAACTTGGTGGCAAACATGGATAA
- the rnpA gene encoding ribonuclease P protein component, giving the protein MPRAGRSWPFNRLTPATWGFSRQFRLVKAADFKYVFAKAEKSADLYLTVLARPNQLGHARLGLAISKKTVRHAADRNRIKRQIRESFRLRRHGLGNLDIVVLTRSAVNTADTAALRRSIDKHWETLIRKCNTFWCNSSSCTASC; this is encoded by the coding sequence GTGCCAAGGGCCGGAAGAAGTTGGCCGTTTAACCGTTTGACACCGGCAACCTGGGGATTTTCCCGACAATTTCGCTTAGTCAAGGCTGCCGACTTCAAGTATGTCTTTGCAAAGGCCGAAAAATCGGCCGATTTGTACCTAACGGTGCTGGCACGTCCCAATCAACTGGGACACGCCCGCCTCGGTTTAGCCATTTCAAAGAAGACTGTTCGTCACGCCGCAGACAGAAATCGCATCAAACGTCAGATTCGGGAAAGCTTCCGGCTCCGGCGCCATGGTCTGGGCAATCTTGATATCGTGGTACTGACGCGGTCCGCCGTGAACACTGCGGACACGGCGGCCTTGCGACGCTCGATAGACAAGCACTGGGAAACTCTAATAAGAAAATGCAATACGTTCTGGTGCAATTCATCAAGTTGTACCGCGTCGTGCTAA
- the yidC gene encoding membrane protein insertase YidC, whose amino-acid sequence MDNLRFVLFVFFLFLSYEIWQQWQLDYGPKPEATASAQSPDLPSGSPGTTASAKPAQSPEKLDAPASSAEGLVQGKRIRVVTDLLDLEIDSSGGDIRVLDLTKYPQNKDQPEPVVRLLNDQPTELFITQSGLLSDADQTPTHHSQWQVESTEYRLAPGADSLSVPLTWRNDKGISVTKTYVFRRGSYLIDMEQKVANQSGATLKTGPYVQLQRKQPDKKPGSAFSTSSADRAYVGGVLYTEADKYEKISFDDMQEQKLDRKGQNGWVAMIQHYFVAAWIPKAGEVDTFYTKDLGDQLFLIGAVSPQQEVPAGAEQVFHSRLFAGPKLQRALESVAPGLELTVDFGNLTFIAKPIFWLLEKYHAIFANWGWAIIFVTITIKLLFYKLSESSYRSMANMRKLQPKLKELKERYGEDKQQFNIAMMELYRKEKVNPLGGCLPVLVQIPVFISLYWVLVEAVELRQAPFALWLQDLSAKDPYFVLPVIYSASMFFQQKLNPQPQDPIQAKVMLYMPLMFGFFFAFFPSGLVLYWVVNNLLSILQQWFITRQIEKRA is encoded by the coding sequence ATGGATAATTTGAGGTTTGTACTTTTCGTTTTCTTTCTTTTTCTAAGTTATGAAATATGGCAGCAGTGGCAGCTCGACTACGGGCCCAAACCAGAAGCAACAGCAAGCGCGCAATCGCCTGACTTACCATCGGGAAGTCCCGGAACCACCGCCTCCGCGAAACCAGCTCAGTCACCTGAAAAACTGGACGCCCCAGCTTCCTCCGCCGAAGGCCTCGTGCAAGGGAAGCGCATCCGCGTTGTAACCGATTTGCTTGACTTGGAAATCGATTCCAGCGGCGGCGACATTCGCGTGCTGGACCTCACGAAGTATCCACAAAACAAGGATCAGCCTGAGCCGGTCGTCCGTCTGCTGAACGATCAACCCACCGAACTGTTCATCACCCAAAGCGGACTGCTATCCGATGCCGACCAGACGCCTACCCACCACAGTCAGTGGCAGGTCGAGTCGACCGAGTACCGCCTTGCACCTGGTGCGGATAGCCTGAGCGTTCCATTGACCTGGCGTAACGACAAAGGCATAAGCGTCACGAAAACCTACGTGTTTCGCAGAGGTAGCTACCTCATCGATATGGAGCAGAAGGTCGCCAATCAGTCCGGAGCAACGCTGAAGACCGGTCCGTATGTTCAATTGCAACGCAAGCAGCCCGATAAAAAGCCGGGGTCAGCTTTCTCCACATCGTCCGCGGATCGAGCCTACGTCGGTGGTGTGCTCTACACCGAAGCGGACAAATACGAAAAGATCTCTTTCGATGACATGCAGGAGCAAAAGCTCGACCGGAAAGGACAGAACGGCTGGGTCGCAATGATCCAACACTACTTCGTGGCCGCCTGGATTCCCAAGGCGGGTGAGGTAGACACTTTCTACACCAAGGATCTGGGTGACCAGCTTTTCCTTATCGGCGCCGTCTCGCCACAGCAGGAAGTCCCTGCCGGAGCGGAGCAGGTCTTTCATTCACGCCTGTTTGCTGGACCAAAATTGCAACGCGCCCTGGAAAGCGTCGCGCCCGGCCTCGAGCTTACCGTCGATTTCGGAAACCTGACGTTTATTGCCAAGCCAATTTTCTGGCTGCTGGAGAAATACCACGCCATCTTCGCCAATTGGGGATGGGCCATCATATTCGTCACTATTACCATCAAGCTGCTGTTCTACAAACTATCTGAATCCAGCTACCGTTCCATGGCCAATATGCGGAAGCTGCAGCCCAAGCTGAAGGAACTCAAGGAGCGCTACGGAGAGGACAAGCAGCAGTTCAACATCGCCATGATGGAACTCTACCGGAAGGAAAAAGTGAATCCACTCGGCGGGTGCCTGCCGGTACTCGTGCAGATACCCGTCTTCATATCCCTCTACTGGGTGCTAGTGGAGGCAGTCGAACTCAGACAAGCCCCATTTGCGCTATGGCTCCAGGATCTCTCGGCCAAAGATCCCTATTTCGTGCTGCCGGTCATTTACTCCGCTTCCATGTTCTTCCAGCAGAAATTAAACCCGCAGCCGCAAGACCCTATCCAGGCCAAGGTCATGCTTTACATGCCCCTGATGTTCGGATTCTTCTTCGCTTTCTTCCCTTCCGGACTGGTGCTGTACTGGGTCGTGAACAACCTGCTTTCCATCTTGCAGCAGTGGTTCATCACACGACAGATCGAAAAGCGAGCCTAA
- the mnmE gene encoding tRNA uridine-5-carboxymethylaminomethyl(34) synthesis GTPase MnmE, whose product MVAASASTRRLATLTTDTIAAIATPPARGGIGIVRISGELVERVCREVLRQDLRPRHAHFLPFYDTDDSILDSGVALLFPQPHSFTGEHVLELHCHGSPMLLDLLLRRITRLGIRLARPGEFSERAFLNGKIDLIQAEAIADLIESSTETAARSAQRSLQGEFSTLIHELRDALIGIRSFLEAAIDFSDEEIDYLTESNTAQRLQALSTRLEEILGSARKGSVLREGLTVVIAGRPNVGKSSLLNRLAQKDLAIVTDIAGTTRDALREYIQIDGMPLHIVDTAGIHDSEDPIEQEGIRRAHTAIASADLTLLILDDSTNDADDDLLAQLPPEIPLIKVYNKIDLSGRSASIDENENCVVVHLSAKTGLGIKLLQEHLKKMAGYESDSAHVFTARRRHVDALERAHTAVTTAILHLQTGSGAELVAEELRLAQTSVGEITGEFTTEDLLGSIFSSFCIGK is encoded by the coding sequence GTGGTAGCCGCTTCAGCGAGCACCCGGAGACTAGCCACCCTGACCACGGATACCATAGCCGCCATTGCGACACCGCCGGCACGCGGCGGCATCGGAATCGTGCGAATCTCCGGCGAATTGGTGGAGCGCGTCTGCCGCGAAGTACTCCGACAAGATTTGCGCCCACGACACGCGCATTTCCTTCCCTTCTATGACACCGATGATTCAATTCTGGATTCCGGTGTCGCCCTATTATTCCCTCAACCCCATTCCTTTACCGGGGAGCATGTGCTGGAACTACACTGTCACGGCAGTCCCATGCTCCTGGATCTGCTTCTTCGTCGCATAACGCGCCTGGGCATAAGACTTGCGCGGCCTGGCGAATTTTCGGAACGCGCTTTTCTCAATGGCAAGATCGATTTGATTCAGGCGGAAGCTATTGCTGACCTGATTGAAAGCTCGACTGAAACTGCGGCACGCTCGGCCCAACGCTCTCTGCAAGGCGAATTCTCCACCTTGATTCATGAGCTGCGTGACGCGCTAATAGGAATTCGTTCCTTTCTGGAAGCAGCGATCGACTTCAGCGATGAGGAAATCGACTATCTGACCGAAAGCAACACTGCTCAGCGACTTCAAGCACTATCGACGCGCCTGGAAGAGATCCTGGGTTCCGCCAGGAAAGGCAGCGTACTTCGAGAAGGCCTAACAGTCGTCATAGCGGGCAGGCCCAATGTCGGCAAATCCAGTCTCCTGAATCGCCTCGCTCAAAAAGACCTAGCCATTGTCACCGACATCGCCGGCACTACCCGAGATGCTCTGCGCGAATACATACAAATAGACGGCATGCCACTGCATATCGTTGACACGGCAGGCATTCACGACAGTGAAGATCCCATCGAACAAGAAGGCATCCGACGGGCGCACACCGCGATCGCCAGCGCCGACCTCACTCTCCTGATCTTGGACGACAGCACAAACGATGCCGACGATGACCTGCTTGCGCAACTTCCACCCGAGATCCCTTTGATAAAGGTCTACAACAAGATAGATCTGAGCGGGCGCTCAGCGTCTATCGACGAAAACGAAAACTGCGTTGTCGTCCACCTGTCCGCCAAAACAGGCCTCGGCATAAAACTGCTTCAAGAGCACCTTAAGAAAATGGCTGGGTACGAAAGCGACTCCGCTCATGTCTTTACCGCACGGCGCCGTCATGTGGACGCTTTGGAACGTGCCCATACTGCCGTTACCACCGCAATCTTGCACCTACAGACTGGAAGCGGCGCCGAACTAGTCGCCGAGGAACTTCGGTTGGCTCAAACCTCCGTAGGTGAGATCACGGGAGAATTCACCACAGAAGACCTGCTGGGCAGCATATTTTCAAGCTTTTGCATTGGAAAGTGA